From the genome of Haloarcula limicola, one region includes:
- a CDS encoding rubrerythrin-like domain-containing protein, whose product MPRWSDPAPRSEEQLFECLGCGTRVSRARSPPRCEDCGGEMRNLSVPRPE is encoded by the coding sequence ATGCCCCGATGGTCAGACCCAGCACCACGGAGCGAGGAACAGCTCTTCGAATGTCTCGGCTGTGGGACTCGCGTCTCGCGGGCCCGCTCGCCGCCGCGATGCGAGGACTGCGGCGGCGAGATGAGGAACCTGAGCGTGCCGCGTCCGGAGTGA
- a CDS encoding response regulator, with the protein MGMVHSDTNGERDRATEGETRCRVLLVDDEPTVAALVAEYLEHVDEGLDVTYTTAPTEALDRVDEFDCVVTDYRLPKLDGISLVERADGDAGFVLYTAARDYGVAASADEVGAAYMRKRTDTDQYAALAALIRAQAT; encoded by the coding sequence ATGGGGATGGTGCATTCTGACACCAACGGGGAACGGGACCGGGCGACGGAGGGGGAGACGCGGTGCCGCGTGCTCCTCGTCGACGACGAGCCGACGGTGGCGGCGCTCGTCGCGGAGTACCTCGAACACGTGGACGAGGGGCTGGACGTGACGTACACGACGGCCCCGACGGAGGCACTCGACAGAGTCGACGAGTTCGACTGCGTGGTGACCGACTACCGGCTGCCGAAACTGGACGGGATCTCCCTCGTCGAACGGGCCGACGGCGACGCCGGGTTCGTGCTCTACACCGCCGCCAGAGACTACGGCGTCGCCGCCTCCGCCGACGAGGTCGGAGCGGCGTACATGCGCAAGCGGACCGACACCGACCAGTACGCGGCGCTCGCGGCGCTCATCAGGGCACAGGCCACATAG
- the spt4 gene encoding transcription elongation factor subunit Spt4: MADRLVCRDCHRVQSAGIESQCEACGGTALTEDWAGYVVIAHPEKSEIAREMEVTEAGTYALKVR, from the coding sequence ATGGCTGACCGACTCGTCTGCCGGGACTGTCACCGCGTCCAGAGCGCCGGCATCGAGAGCCAGTGCGAGGCCTGTGGCGGGACTGCCCTCACCGAGGACTGGGCGGGCTACGTCGTCATCGCCCACCCCGAGAAGTCCGAGATCGCCCGCGAGATGGAAGTGACCGAGGCCGGAACGTACGCGCTGAAAGTCAGATAA
- a CDS encoding MFS transporter, with amino-acid sequence MQGNDRSIVTFTGVSHALVHTYELSIPIFVVVWLETLPVTTALLGTVTAIGYGLFGAGALPGGILADRYGANSLVTAGLVGMGASFLLLSVAPGVLTIAVALGLWGLSASVYHPAGLALISTGVEERGTGFAYHGMAGNAGIAAGPLLTALLLLAFDWRLVAALLVLPAVVAVAYARTAEFDEMAAVSADGGPSSGARGTSSEQRSDGGESSEPPSSIRAFLADTRALFTVGFTIVMLVVMMNGLFYRGTLTFLPEVLGEFLPPVGELLGVFEPDSALAAEFDLAYYFYVGLLSVGIAGQYVGGKLTDRISIPVGLTAVFAGLAAIAVVFVPAAEAGLGPLLAISALLGFALFTLQPIYQASIAEYSPPGDRGLSYGYTYLTNFGVGAAGAAIAGYLLSTVGADGTFLGLAAFPALGFVFAATLWWLDE; translated from the coding sequence ATGCAGGGAAACGACCGCTCCATCGTCACGTTCACCGGCGTCTCGCACGCCCTCGTCCACACCTACGAACTCTCGATCCCGATCTTCGTCGTCGTCTGGCTGGAGACGCTGCCGGTGACGACGGCGCTGTTGGGCACCGTCACCGCTATCGGCTACGGCTTATTCGGCGCGGGGGCGCTCCCCGGCGGCATCCTCGCCGACCGCTACGGCGCGAACAGCCTCGTCACCGCGGGGCTGGTCGGGATGGGCGCGTCCTTCCTCCTGTTGAGCGTCGCGCCGGGCGTCCTCACCATCGCGGTCGCCCTGGGCCTGTGGGGCCTCTCGGCCAGCGTCTACCATCCCGCGGGACTGGCGCTCATCTCCACCGGCGTCGAGGAGCGGGGCACCGGCTTCGCCTACCACGGGATGGCCGGCAACGCCGGCATCGCCGCCGGCCCGCTCCTGACCGCGCTCCTCCTGTTGGCCTTCGACTGGCGACTCGTCGCCGCGTTACTCGTTCTGCCCGCCGTCGTCGCCGTCGCCTACGCCCGGACGGCGGAGTTCGACGAGATGGCCGCCGTCAGCGCCGACGGCGGTCCGTCGAGCGGCGCGAGAGGGACCTCGTCGGAACAGCGTTCCGACGGCGGCGAATCGAGCGAGCCGCCGTCTTCGATCCGGGCGTTCCTCGCGGACACGCGGGCGCTGTTCACCGTCGGGTTCACCATCGTCATGCTCGTCGTGATGATGAACGGCCTGTTCTACCGCGGGACGCTGACCTTCCTCCCCGAGGTGCTCGGGGAGTTCCTCCCGCCGGTCGGCGAGCTCCTCGGCGTGTTCGAACCCGACAGCGCGCTGGCCGCGGAGTTCGACCTGGCGTACTACTTCTACGTCGGCCTGCTGTCGGTGGGTATCGCCGGCCAGTACGTCGGCGGGAAGCTCACCGACCGCATCTCCATCCCGGTCGGCCTGACTGCGGTGTTCGCCGGCCTCGCCGCCATCGCCGTCGTGTTCGTCCCCGCCGCGGAGGCCGGGCTGGGGCCGCTGCTGGCGATCAGCGCTCTGCTGGGATTCGCCCTCTTCACCCTCCAGCCGATCTATCAGGCGTCCATCGCCGAGTACAGCCCGCCGGGCGACCGGGGGCTCTCGTACGGTTACACCTACCTGACGAACTTCGGCGTCGGGGCCGCCGGCGCGGCGATCGCGGGGTATCTCCTGTCGACCGTCGGCGCGGACGGCACCTTCCTCGGACTGGCCGCGTTCCCCGCGCTCGGGTTCGTCTTCGCGGCGACGCTCTGGTGGCTGGACGAGTGA
- a CDS encoding GTP-dependent dephospho-CoA kinase family protein encodes MSDVLLELPPSLRSELKEPMGRLYTDADALLADAGTPLVAVGDIVTYHLLEAGTVPRLALVDERTKRSAVDSEVTAAISGFDRRITVENPAGTLTRALLDAMREALDGEATTLLDVEGEEDLAALPAVLAVPEDGAVVYGQPDEGMVLVTPDDAARERVRSLLSRMDGDADAALAAVR; translated from the coding sequence GTGTCCGACGTTCTCCTCGAACTGCCGCCGTCGCTGCGGAGCGAGCTCAAAGAGCCGATGGGCCGTCTCTACACGGACGCCGACGCGCTTCTGGCCGACGCCGGCACCCCGCTCGTGGCCGTCGGCGACATCGTCACGTATCACTTGCTGGAGGCGGGAACGGTCCCGCGGCTCGCGCTGGTCGACGAACGCACCAAGCGCTCGGCCGTCGACAGCGAGGTGACGGCCGCTATCTCCGGGTTCGACCGGCGGATCACCGTCGAGAACCCGGCGGGGACGCTCACCCGCGCGCTGCTCGACGCCATGCGGGAGGCCCTTGACGGCGAGGCGACGACGCTGCTCGACGTCGAGGGCGAAGAGGACCTCGCGGCGCTCCCGGCGGTGCTCGCCGTCCCCGAGGACGGTGCCGTCGTCTACGGCCAACCGGACGAGGGAATGGTCCTCGTCACGCCCGACGACGCGGCGCGCGAGCGGGTCCGGTCGCTGCTCTCGCGGATGGACGGCGACGCGGACGCGGCGCTCGCGGCGGTCCGGTAG
- a CDS encoding gamma-glutamyltransferase family protein, with protein MDSQPNLDRFASRRSTAYGTRGVVATSQPLAAEAGIDALRAGGNAFDAAVATAATLNVVEPMSTGLGGDAFALYRTAEGDVGAMRACGGAPEAATLERTREAVAEQEGGDPSDAEMPERGPLPVTVPGAPRGWEATVERFGRLSLADALEDAIHHATEGFPVSEVIASAWALCEPELRNDAAREQYLVDGERAPEVGERMRLPEFGETLETLAAEGADPFYEGEIAAQIAETVQDAGGLLERSDLEAFDVEFPDPVSTTYGGTEVYELPPNNQGLIALEALNVADAVGAPETDDPVERTHLLAESMKLAFTDGHRYITDPDYEEIPPLQSKRWAEERAEAVGEEVIESPDVGMLDSPAEDADTVLLTVADGEGNVVSFINSLFMGFGSGLVAGDTGLTLQNRGASFSLDDSHPNRIEPGKRPFHTLIPGLARFGEDDWAAFGVMGGYMQPQGHVQVLSNLLDREMPLQAALDEPRWRYREDGTLAVEARFDGDVTSKLVRRGHDVRVDVPLQFGGAQIARWNDGVLSGATEPRKDGTVDVY; from the coding sequence ATGGACAGCCAGCCGAATCTGGACCGGTTCGCCTCCCGCCGCTCGACGGCCTACGGGACGCGCGGCGTCGTCGCCACGAGCCAACCGCTCGCCGCCGAGGCGGGCATCGACGCGCTCCGAGCGGGCGGCAACGCCTTCGACGCGGCGGTGGCGACGGCGGCGACGCTCAACGTCGTCGAGCCGATGAGCACGGGACTGGGCGGCGACGCCTTCGCGCTCTACCGAACCGCCGAGGGCGACGTGGGCGCGATGCGGGCCTGCGGCGGCGCGCCCGAGGCGGCGACGCTCGAACGGACTCGCGAGGCCGTCGCCGAACAGGAGGGCGGCGACCCGAGCGACGCCGAGATGCCCGAACGCGGGCCGCTCCCGGTGACGGTGCCGGGCGCGCCCCGCGGGTGGGAGGCGACCGTCGAGCGCTTCGGCCGGCTCTCGCTCGCCGACGCGCTCGAAGACGCGATTCACCACGCCACCGAGGGGTTCCCGGTCAGCGAGGTCATCGCGTCGGCGTGGGCGCTCTGTGAGCCCGAGCTACGCAACGACGCCGCCCGCGAGCAGTACCTCGTCGACGGCGAACGAGCGCCGGAGGTGGGCGAGCGGATGCGGCTGCCGGAGTTCGGCGAGACGCTGGAGACGCTGGCCGCCGAGGGCGCGGACCCGTTCTACGAGGGCGAGATCGCCGCACAGATCGCCGAGACGGTGCAGGACGCCGGCGGCCTGCTGGAACGCTCGGACCTCGAAGCCTTCGACGTGGAGTTTCCCGACCCGGTCTCGACGACCTACGGCGGTACAGAGGTGTACGAGCTCCCGCCGAACAACCAGGGGCTCATCGCGCTGGAGGCGCTCAACGTCGCCGACGCGGTGGGCGCTCCCGAGACGGACGACCCCGTCGAGCGGACCCACCTGCTCGCCGAGTCGATGAAGCTGGCCTTCACCGACGGGCACCGCTACATCACCGACCCCGACTACGAGGAGATCCCGCCGCTCCAGTCGAAACGGTGGGCCGAAGAGCGCGCCGAGGCCGTGGGCGAGGAGGTCATCGAGAGCCCCGACGTGGGCATGCTCGACTCGCCGGCGGAGGACGCCGACACCGTCCTGCTGACCGTCGCCGACGGCGAGGGCAACGTCGTCTCCTTCATCAACTCGCTGTTCATGGGCTTCGGGAGCGGCCTCGTCGCCGGCGACACGGGCCTCACGCTCCAGAACCGCGGCGCATCGTTCTCGCTCGACGACTCCCATCCCAACCGCATCGAACCCGGCAAGCGGCCGTTCCACACGCTGATTCCCGGCCTCGCGCGGTTCGGCGAGGACGACTGGGCGGCCTTCGGCGTCATGGGCGGGTACATGCAACCGCAGGGCCACGTGCAGGTCCTCTCGAACCTGCTGGACCGCGAAATGCCCCTGCAGGCGGCGCTGGACGAACCGCGCTGGCGCTACCGTGAGGACGGGACGCTGGCCGTCGAAGCGCGTTTCGACGGCGACGTGACCTCGAAACTCGTCCGCCGCGGTCACGACGTGCGCGTGGACGTGCCGCTCCAGTTCGGCGGCGCACAGATCGCCCGGTGGAACGACGGCGTCCTCTCGGGGGCGACCGAGCCGCGGAAGGACGGGACCGTCGACGTGTACTGA
- a CDS encoding APC family permease → MSHAGERSPAATLTLLDATMVGIGAMIGAGIFVLTGLAVETAGPAAILVFALNGGVTTFTALSYAELASAIPRNGGGYAYVREVFSAPVAFVMGWTRWFTYMIAGALYALGFASNFIEFGHIFGVSLPGGVLFWAGSVVVAFVTLNAVSTAASGSAETLITLVKILILLVFVAFGLQFVDLGEFEPFFRRGNPLTVLPAMGLTFIAFQGYDLIATVTEEVEDPERNIPRAILLSVATTVVVYLLVVFVALGTLGAEGLAGAGETAIAQAAEGFMPRFEPLGSGAALIAFGAVFSTISALNAVVIGSSRVAFAMGREAQLPVALGRLHHRFGTPLVAIAASAVVMLVAVAVVPIRVVGNLASLFSLLGFVIVNLSVIRLRRQQPDLRRPFEVPFYPAPPVLGIVLNLLLGAFIDLTTWALAVGWLVVGAVVYLLLSRRRGEPAVPTGEPETEISDPEVTVPTED, encoded by the coding sequence ATGAGCCACGCCGGCGAGCGCTCGCCCGCGGCGACGCTCACGCTACTGGACGCGACGATGGTCGGTATCGGGGCGATGATCGGCGCGGGCATCTTCGTGCTGACCGGCTTGGCCGTCGAGACGGCGGGGCCGGCGGCCATCCTCGTGTTCGCGCTCAACGGCGGCGTCACGACGTTCACCGCGCTGTCGTACGCGGAACTCGCGTCCGCGATCCCGCGCAACGGCGGCGGCTACGCCTACGTCCGCGAGGTGTTCTCCGCGCCCGTCGCCTTCGTCATGGGGTGGACGCGGTGGTTCACGTACATGATCGCCGGGGCGCTCTACGCGCTGGGGTTCGCCTCGAACTTCATCGAGTTCGGCCACATCTTCGGCGTCTCGCTGCCGGGCGGCGTGCTGTTCTGGGCGGGCTCGGTGGTCGTCGCCTTCGTAACGCTGAACGCCGTCTCGACGGCCGCCAGCGGGAGCGCGGAGACGCTCATCACGCTCGTGAAGATACTCATCCTGCTGGTGTTCGTCGCCTTCGGCCTGCAGTTCGTCGACCTGGGCGAGTTCGAGCCGTTCTTCCGGCGCGGGAACCCGCTCACCGTCCTCCCGGCGATGGGGCTGACGTTCATCGCGTTTCAGGGCTACGACCTCATCGCCACCGTCACCGAGGAGGTCGAGGACCCCGAGAGAAACATCCCGCGGGCGATCCTGCTGTCGGTGGCGACCACCGTCGTCGTCTACCTGTTAGTGGTGTTCGTCGCGCTGGGAACGCTCGGCGCGGAGGGGCTGGCCGGCGCGGGCGAGACGGCCATCGCGCAGGCGGCGGAGGGGTTCATGCCGCGGTTCGAGCCACTGGGCAGCGGCGCGGCGCTCATCGCCTTCGGCGCGGTGTTCTCAACCATCAGCGCGCTCAACGCCGTCGTCATCGGCTCCAGCCGAGTGGCCTTCGCCATGGGGCGGGAGGCGCAACTTCCGGTCGCGCTCGGCCGCCTCCACCACCGCTTCGGGACGCCGCTGGTCGCCATCGCCGCCTCCGCCGTCGTCATGCTCGTCGCGGTGGCCGTCGTCCCGATCCGCGTCGTCGGCAACCTCGCCAGTCTCTTCTCGCTTCTGGGGTTCGTCATCGTGAACCTGAGCGTGATTCGACTCCGCCGCCAGCAACCCGACCTGCGCCGGCCGTTCGAGGTGCCGTTCTACCCCGCGCCACCCGTCCTCGGCATCGTCCTCAACCTCCTGTTGGGGGCCTTCATCGACCTGACGACGTGGGCGCTCGCGGTGGGGTGGTTAGTCGTCGGCGCGGTCGTCTATCTGCTTCTCTCCCGGCGGCGCGGCGAACCCGCCGTCCCGACCGGCGAACCCGAGACGGAGATCAGCGACCCCGAAGTCACCGTTCCCACGGAGGACTGA
- a CDS encoding twitching motility protein PilT, which translates to MIVLDTNALMMPIECNVRLFEELDRVLAADAGDYVVPEAVREELAKLADGAGAEATAASVGRDLLDRCSVRETDAGYADDAVLELATGDDATHAVTNDKPLKRRLLDAGVPVISLRGRNKLGITQP; encoded by the coding sequence ATGATCGTCTTGGACACGAACGCGCTCATGATGCCTATCGAATGTAACGTCCGGCTGTTCGAGGAACTGGACAGGGTCCTTGCAGCCGACGCCGGCGACTACGTCGTCCCCGAAGCCGTCCGCGAGGAACTGGCGAAACTGGCGGACGGGGCCGGAGCGGAGGCGACGGCCGCGTCGGTCGGACGGGACCTGCTCGACCGCTGTTCGGTCCGGGAAACCGACGCCGGCTACGCGGACGACGCCGTCCTCGAACTGGCGACCGGCGACGACGCGACGCACGCTGTAACGAACGACAAGCCCCTCAAACGCCGCCTGCTCGACGCAGGCGTTCCAGTAATTAGTTTAAGGGGCCGGAACAAACTGGGTATCACTCAACCATAA
- a CDS encoding potassium channel family protein: MTESLRVIVAGGGTVGLRTAELLDDRGHDVVLIERDPDRSERVAAEYVASIIEGDAARPAVLRQAQPDRCDAVAAVTDDEATNFAVCMAAQRMAEIRTVMRIDGDPDELYPQYVDGIVSTASLTARVTVNEVVGGGVRSIEEVGGRVEILDIEIAEDAPAAGKTLAEVRLPEGSLIIVDADGNRIGGPETVLEPGERFLVAVEGAVTDEVMNLLRG; the protein is encoded by the coding sequence ATGACAGAATCACTGCGCGTCATCGTCGCCGGCGGCGGCACCGTCGGCCTCAGAACTGCCGAACTGTTGGACGACCGGGGCCACGACGTGGTCCTCATCGAGCGCGACCCCGACCGGAGCGAGCGGGTCGCCGCCGAGTACGTCGCCAGCATCATCGAGGGCGACGCGGCTCGACCGGCCGTGTTGCGACAGGCCCAGCCCGACCGCTGTGACGCGGTCGCGGCGGTGACCGACGACGAGGCGACCAACTTCGCCGTCTGCATGGCCGCCCAGCGGATGGCCGAGATCCGCACCGTCATGCGAATCGACGGCGACCCCGACGAGCTCTATCCCCAGTACGTCGACGGCATCGTCTCGACGGCGAGCCTCACCGCGCGGGTCACGGTCAACGAAGTCGTCGGCGGCGGCGTCCGAAGCATCGAGGAGGTCGGCGGGCGAGTCGAGATTCTGGATATCGAAATCGCCGAGGACGCCCCGGCGGCCGGAAAGACGCTCGCCGAAGTGCGGCTCCCGGAGGGCAGCCTCATCATCGTCGACGCCGACGGGAACCGCATCGGCGGCCCGGAAACGGTGCTCGAACCGGGCGAGCGGTTCCTCGTCGCGGTCGAAGGGGCCGTCACGGACGAGGTGATGAACCTCTTGCGCGGCTGA
- a CDS encoding TATA-box-binding protein yields the protein MVDPKETINIENVVASTGIGQELDLQSVAMDLEGADYDPEQFPGLVYRTQEPKSAALIFRSGKIVCTGAKSTDDVHQSLRIVFDKLRDLNIQVDDDPEIVVQNIVTSADLGRNLNLNAIAIGLGLENIEYEPEQFPGLVYRLDEPDVVALLFGSGKLVITGGKKPEDAEEAVDKIVSRLEELGLLD from the coding sequence ATGGTTGACCCCAAGGAAACCATCAACATCGAAAACGTCGTCGCCTCGACCGGAATCGGCCAGGAGCTCGACCTTCAGAGCGTGGCGATGGACCTCGAGGGTGCCGACTACGACCCGGAGCAGTTCCCCGGACTCGTCTACCGCACGCAGGAGCCGAAGTCCGCGGCGCTCATCTTCCGTTCCGGGAAGATCGTCTGTACCGGCGCGAAGTCCACCGACGACGTCCACCAGAGCCTGCGCATCGTCTTCGATAAGCTCCGCGACCTGAACATCCAGGTGGACGACGACCCCGAGATCGTCGTCCAGAACATCGTCACGAGCGCGGACCTCGGGCGGAACCTCAACCTCAACGCCATCGCCATCGGCCTCGGGCTGGAGAACATCGAGTACGAGCCCGAGCAGTTCCCCGGGCTGGTCTACCGCCTCGACGAACCCGACGTGGTGGCGCTGCTGTTCGGCTCCGGGAAGCTCGTCATCACCGGCGGGAAGAAGCCCGAGGACGCCGAGGAGGCCGTCGACAAGATCGTCTCCCGCCTCGAGGAGCTCGGCCTACTCGACTGA
- a CDS encoding DNA-directed RNA polymerase: protein MYKRVRLRDTVEVPPRHLADVGSKMVKTLLQEKLEGRMDEDVGSVVSVVEIHDIGDGAVLPNKPGVYYEVEFDALTFDPQMQEVVDGEVVEVVNFGAFVGIGPVDGLLHVSQISDEYLAYDEENQQLASRESNRTLGVGDAVRARIVTKSIDERNPRDSKIGLTAKQVGLGKHGWLQEEREKRQSTAEAGES from the coding sequence ATGTACAAACGGGTACGTCTACGCGATACGGTCGAGGTGCCGCCGCGCCATCTGGCAGACGTCGGGTCGAAGATGGTCAAAACACTCCTGCAGGAGAAGCTAGAGGGCCGAATGGACGAGGACGTCGGGAGCGTCGTGAGCGTCGTCGAGATCCACGACATCGGCGACGGGGCCGTCCTGCCGAACAAGCCCGGCGTCTACTACGAGGTGGAGTTCGACGCCCTGACCTTCGACCCGCAGATGCAGGAGGTCGTCGACGGCGAGGTCGTCGAGGTCGTCAACTTCGGTGCCTTCGTGGGTATCGGCCCGGTGGACGGGCTGCTCCACGTCTCGCAGATCTCCGACGAGTATCTGGCCTACGACGAGGAGAACCAGCAACTCGCCTCCCGCGAGTCCAACCGGACGCTCGGCGTCGGCGACGCCGTCCGCGCCCGCATCGTCACCAAGAGCATCGACGAGCGCAACCCGCGGGACTCGAAGATCGGGCTCACGGCCAAACAGGTCGGGCTCGGCAAGCACGGCTGGCTCCAAGAGGAGCGAGAAAAGCGACAGAGCACGGCGGAAGCCGGTGAGAGCTGA
- a CDS encoding translation initiation factor IF-2 subunit gamma, which translates to MTSNKQPEVNIGLVGHVDHGKTTLVQALSGEWTDQHSEEMKRGISIRLGYADATFRRCPEEEEPEAFTVSEHCEEHDVDTDHLRTVSFVDAPGHETLMATMLSGAAIMDGAVLVVSATEPVPQAQTEEHLSALDIIGIDNIVIAQNKVDLVDEERAKQNYEQIQEFVAGTVAEDAPVVPISAQQEANIDLLIDAIEREIPTPERDPNADARMMVARSFDINRPGTTWEDLLGGVLGGSLVEGKLEVEDEIELRPGREVEEGGKTEWRPVTTDVRSLQAGGDFVDEVTPGGLLGVGTGLDPSITKGDALAGQVAGPPGSLPPTREQFTMDVDLLERIVGDDGGEVEEISTGEPLMLTIGTATTVGSVTSARDGECELALKRPVCAEDGAKIAINRRVGARWRLIGVGTLRG; encoded by the coding sequence ATGACATCGAACAAACAACCGGAGGTGAACATCGGACTCGTCGGTCACGTCGACCACGGCAAGACCACGCTCGTTCAGGCGTTGTCCGGCGAATGGACCGACCAGCACTCCGAGGAGATGAAGCGCGGTATCTCTATCCGTCTCGGCTACGCCGACGCCACCTTCCGCCGCTGTCCGGAGGAGGAGGAGCCGGAGGCGTTCACCGTCTCCGAGCACTGCGAGGAACACGACGTGGACACCGACCACCTCCGGACGGTGTCATTCGTCGACGCTCCGGGTCACGAGACGCTGATGGCGACGATGCTCTCGGGCGCGGCCATCATGGACGGCGCGGTGCTGGTCGTCTCGGCCACCGAGCCCGTCCCGCAGGCCCAGACCGAGGAGCACCTCAGCGCGCTCGACATCATCGGCATCGACAACATCGTCATCGCCCAGAACAAGGTCGACCTCGTCGACGAGGAGCGGGCGAAGCAGAACTACGAGCAGATCCAGGAGTTCGTCGCCGGCACCGTCGCCGAGGACGCCCCGGTCGTCCCCATCAGCGCCCAGCAGGAGGCCAACATCGACCTGCTCATCGACGCCATCGAGCGCGAGATCCCCACACCCGAACGGGATCCGAACGCCGACGCCCGCATGATGGTCGCGCGGTCGTTCGACATCAACCGCCCGGGCACGACGTGGGAGGACTTACTCGGCGGCGTGCTGGGCGGGTCGCTCGTCGAGGGGAAACTCGAAGTCGAGGACGAGATCGAGCTCCGCCCCGGCCGGGAGGTCGAAGAGGGCGGGAAGACCGAGTGGCGGCCGGTCACCACGGACGTCCGTTCGCTACAGGCCGGCGGCGACTTCGTCGACGAGGTCACCCCCGGCGGCCTCCTCGGCGTCGGGACGGGACTCGACCCCTCGATCACGAAGGGCGACGCGCTGGCCGGACAGGTCGCCGGTCCGCCCGGCAGCCTCCCGCCGACCCGCGAGCAGTTCACGATGGACGTCGACCTGCTGGAGCGCATCGTCGGCGACGACGGCGGCGAGGTCGAGGAGATCTCGACCGGCGAGCCGCTGATGCTGACCATCGGCACCGCCACCACCGTCGGCTCGGTCACCAGCGCCCGCGACGGCGAGTGCGAACTCGCGCTCAAGCGGCCGGTCTGCGCCGAAGACGGCGCGAAGATCGCCATCAACCGCCGCGTCGGCGCCCGGTGGCGACTCATCGGTGTCGGCACGCTGCGTGGATGA
- a CDS encoding TIGR01177 family methyltransferase, producing MYVLELGGQDDDFAACEAASAASDVSVLAPGLATARGVTERARYLAYTHRACELVGTADPTVESARALLDAATIDREGTVAVRAVDVRASTGIDTQRAERTLGGVLTDRGFAVDLDAPEHTLYAYFADPAGDDEGGSGEARCALGWLETESVRDFGDRQPTNRPFFQPGSMDPLEARALVNVAGARPGATVVDPMCGTGGLLLEAGLVGARVVGGDAQEKMVRGTRENLEYVLDGTGHPDRTAYPESGRWDLFRSDAARLPLADGRADAVVFDAPYGRQSRIEGELRPLVSGALREARRVAPRCVLVADRTWSDAAREAGWTVAERFERRVHRSLVRHVHVLK from the coding sequence GTGTACGTCCTCGAACTCGGCGGACAGGACGACGACTTCGCGGCGTGTGAGGCCGCGAGCGCGGCCAGCGACGTGTCGGTGCTCGCGCCCGGCCTCGCCACCGCCCGCGGCGTCACGGAGCGGGCGCGCTATCTCGCCTACACCCACCGGGCCTGCGAACTGGTGGGGACCGCGGACCCGACGGTCGAGAGCGCCCGCGCGCTGTTGGACGCCGCGACTATCGACCGCGAGGGGACGGTCGCGGTGCGGGCCGTCGACGTGCGGGCGAGCACCGGGATCGACACGCAGCGAGCGGAGCGAACGCTCGGCGGCGTCCTCACCGACCGCGGGTTCGCCGTCGACCTCGACGCGCCCGAGCACACGCTCTACGCCTACTTCGCGGACCCGGCGGGCGACGACGAGGGCGGCTCCGGCGAGGCCCGCTGTGCGCTCGGCTGGCTCGAAACCGAGTCGGTGCGGGACTTCGGCGACCGGCAGCCGACGAATCGGCCGTTCTTCCAACCCGGGAGCATGGACCCGCTGGAGGCCCGCGCGCTGGTCAATGTCGCCGGGGCGCGACCCGGTGCGACCGTCGTCGACCCGATGTGTGGGACCGGCGGGCTCCTCCTGGAGGCCGGACTGGTCGGCGCGCGCGTGGTCGGCGGCGACGCACAGGAAAAGATGGTCCGCGGGACGCGGGAGAACCTCGAATACGTTCTCGACGGCACGGGTCACCCCGACCGCACCGCGTACCCCGAGAGCGGCCGCTGGGACCTCTTCCGGTCGGACGCGGCCCGCCTACCGCTCGCCGACGGCCGCGCGGACGCCGTCGTCTTCGACGCTCCCTACGGTAGACAGTCGCGCATCGAGGGCGAACTCCGCCCCCTCGTTTCCGGTGCGCTACGCGAGGCTCGACGCGTCGCACCGCGCTGCGTGCTCGTCGCCGACCGGACGTGGAGCGACGCCGCCCGCGAGGCCGGCTGGACGGTCGCCGAGCGGTTCGAACGCCGCGTCCATCGCTCGCTCGTCCGCCACGTCCACGTCCTGAAGTGA
- a CDS encoding DUF7473 family protein, translating into MFQAGTPSLTGGGLLAIVVTLLLTWAFYAVTLHLAATFFIGETPSQLAAKAAIVPAIVSLLLQSYGVETGVVSPSLGVLVVILATMIADGIAISFVYRLSTRSTAPLVVLHFAFAAVLGFALNNIFGLI; encoded by the coding sequence ATGTTTCAGGCCGGCACGCCGAGTCTGACCGGTGGCGGACTCCTCGCCATCGTCGTCACCCTGTTGCTGACGTGGGCGTTCTACGCCGTCACGCTCCACCTGGCGGCAACCTTCTTCATCGGCGAGACGCCGTCTCAGCTAGCGGCGAAGGCGGCGATCGTCCCCGCGATCGTCTCGCTGTTGCTCCAGTCCTACGGCGTCGAGACGGGCGTCGTCTCGCCGAGCCTGGGCGTCCTCGTGGTGATACTGGCCACGATGATCGCAGACGGCATCGCCATTAGCTTCGTCTACCGGCTCTCGACCCGGTCGACGGCCCCGCTGGTCGTCTTACACTTCGCCTTCGCGGCGGTGCTCGGGTTCGCGCTCAACAACATCTTCGGACTGATCTAA